In Bufo gargarizans isolate SCDJY-AF-19 chromosome 6, ASM1485885v1, whole genome shotgun sequence, a single genomic region encodes these proteins:
- the LOC122940853 gene encoding zinc finger protein 850-like: MVKLKTMDDAVEKLVNYTCNAYHLNGEVQSTFDEVAIYFSKEEWDCLNDEEKDLYREVMMENYQTLLSLGLDHAKPPIVSVIEQGEEPYLMGTQDSVEKELPEYSCSTGESINDTIPERNSPPFPPLDWEPSIVTQEYTPRITRSKSSLVPVQIKSEEQNGFHSLHLPSHQYSSWTEYSTTHYTQRNQDDKPLNLSIMNTDVVKHEKLFRKANFFACFDAGKMLTYESELFEHEGMHKKQKQFVCPVCGNLFTSKLGFIKHQRIHQGESNFSCAECGKSFVSASEFIMHRKTHTDKKPYVCSECGKCFISSLHLNRHMRIHEIDKPFPCSDCGKCFSSAGNRLVHQRIHTGEKPFMCSHCGKCFTQKASYLSHQRIHTGEKPFVCFHCSKRFTQKASCIVHQRIHTGEKPFVCFECGKCFSSKVYLMRHRMIHTGEKPFACSQCGKCFTQKASYLAHLRIHTGEKPFICSHCGKCFSQKASCIVHQRIHTGEKPFECSDCGKCFSSKIYLVRHRMIHTGEKPFACFDCGKCFTQKASYNAHQRIHTEEKPFKCMDCGKCFTQKASYITHQRVHSGEKPFVCALCGKCFTQKASYLTHQRIHTGEKPFMCTLCGKCFTQKASYLAHERIHTGEKPFVCSQCGKCFAQKASCIVHQRIHTGEKPFVCSQCGKCFAQKASCIVHQRIHTGEKPYQCLECGKCFSSKIYLVRHQLIHRGEKPFQCMECGKRFTQKAGYMSHVRIHTDEKPFKCDVCGKCFAQKANYLAHQRIHTGEKPFVCNDCGKCFSQKASYITHQRIHTGEKPFVCAQCGKCFSQKASYLAHERIHTGEKPFVCTQCGKCFTQKASCVVHQRIHTGEKPFECSSCGKCFRLKKSFDEHQRTHTGEKPFPCSDCGKCFTNAANRIIHQRIHTGEKPYACSVCGKCFTQKASYVSHQRTHTGEKPFVCSQCGKCFTSASNLIVHRRIHTDQKPFLCIECGKCFTSKIYLVRHQIIHTGQKPFECPDCGKRFTQKAGYVAHQRIHTGEKPFVCTHCGKCFTQKASCIVHQRIHTGEKPFECCQCNKRFSSKVYLVRHQLIHTDVKPFKCSECGKCFTQKASYNAHQRIHMDEKPFKCLDCGKCFTQKASFVAHQRVHTGEKPFVCTHCGKCFTQKASCVVHQRIHTGEKPFGCSECGKSFSAKVYLVRHQLIHAEVKPFKCLECGKCFTQKATYLAHQKLHIDEKPFICSECGMCFTQKDCYTAHLQVHVDGKPFACT, encoded by the exons ATGGTGAAGTTGAAAACCATGGATGATGCAGTGGAGAAGTTGGTAAACTACACCTGCAATGCATATCATCTGAATGGAGAG GTTCAGTCTACATTTGATGAAGTTGCAATTTACTTCTCCAAGGAGGAGTGGGACTGCTTAAATGATGAAGAAAAAGACCTCTATAGGGAGGTGATGATGGAGAACTATCAGACCCTTCTATCTCTAG gtttAGATCACGCAAAGCCTCCTATTGTATCTGTTATTGAACAAGGAGAGGAACCATATTTGATGGGCACGCAGGACTCAGTTGAGAAGGAGCTTCCAGAATATTCATGTTCAA CTGGTGAGTCCATCAATGACACCATTCCTGAGAGAAATTCCCCACCCTTTCCTCCATTGGATTGGGAACCTTCCATAGTCACTCAAGAATATACTCCCAGAATTACAAGAAGCAAGTCGTCACTTGTTCCTGTTCAAATAAAGTCAGAAGAACAAAATGGATTCCATTCTTTACATCTTCCTTCACATCAGTACAGTTCATGGACTGAATATTCTACAACTCATTACACCCAAAGAAACCAAGACGATAAACCTCTTAACCTGTCCATAATGAATACAGACGTTGTTAAGCACGAGAAACTCTTTCGTAAAGCAAACTTCTTTGCGTGTTTTGATGCTGGTAAAATGTTGACTTATGAGTCTGAACTATTTGAACATGAGGGAATGCACAAAAAACAGAAACAATTTGTATGTCCTGTGTGTGGAAACCTCTTCACTTCTAAGTTAGGTTTCATAAAGCATCAGAGAATCCACCAAGGTGAGAGCAACTTTTCTTGTGCCGAATGTGGAAAATCCTTTGTAAGTGCCTCTGAATTCATCATGCATAGGAAAACTCACACAGACAAGAAACCATATGtatgttctgaatgtggaaagtgtttcaTTTCTAGCCTTCACCTTAATAGACACATGAGAATACATGAAATTGATAAGCCATTCCCATGCTCGGACTGTGGAAAGTGCTTTAGCAGTGCTGGAAACCGTTTAGTGCATCAGAGGATCCATACTGGGGAGAAACCATTTATGTGCTCTCATTGTGGCAAATGCTTTACCCAGAAAGCTAGTTACCTTTCACATCAACGAATTCACACAGGTGAGAAACCATTTGTGTGCTTTCATTGCAGCAAACGTTTTACTCAAAAAGCCAGCTGCATAGTTCATCAGAGaatccacacaggagagaaacccttTGTTTGTTTTGAGTGTGGAAAATGTTTCAGCTCAAAGGTATATTTGATGAGACACCGCATGATTCACACTGGGGAGAAGCCGTTTGCCTGTTCACagtgtggtaaatgttttactcAAAAAGCAAGTTATTTGGCACATCTTAGGATCCACACTGGGGAAAAACCCTTCATCTGTTCTCACTGTGGTAAATGCTTTTCACAGAAGGCAAGTTGCATTGTGCACCagcgaattcacacaggggaaaaaCCATTTGAATGTAGTGACTGTGGGAAGTGTTTCAGCTCTAAAATCTACTTAGTCCGACACAGAATGATCCACACTGGTGAAAAACCCTTTGCATGTTTTGactgtgggaagtgttttactcAAAAAGCAAGTTATAATGCCCATCAAAGAATCCATACTgaagagaaaccctttaaatgcatGGATTGTGGCAAATGCTTTACACAGAAGGCAAGTTATATCACCCATCAGCGGGTCCACAGTGGAGAAAAACCATTTGTGTGCGCCCTCTGTGGTAAGTGCTTCACACAGAAAGCCAGTTACCtcacacatcagagaattcatacTGGGGAAAAGCCATTTATGTGCACActttgtggaaaatgttttacgcaGAAAGCGAGCTATCTGGCACATGAGCGGATCCATACTGGTGAGAAACCATTTGTCTGCTCGCAGTGTGGAAAATGTTTTGCTCAAAAGGCAAGTTGCATTGTCcaccagagaattcacacaggtgaGAAACCGTTCGTCTGTTCCCAATGTGGCAAGTGTTTTGCCCAGAAAGCAAGCTGCATTGTACACCAGAGAATCCACACAGGCGAGAAACCCTATCAGTGCTTGGAGTGTGGAAAATGCTTTAGTTCTAAAATCTATCTTGTTCGGCATCAGCTAATCCACAGAGGAGAAAAGCCGTTTCAGTGCATGGAGTGTGGCAAGCGATTTACCCAAAAAGCAGGTTACATGTCACATGTGCGAATTCACACAGATGAGAAACCTTTCAAGTGTGATGTTTGTGGCAAATGTTTCGCCCAGAAAGCAAATTATCTTGCACATCAGAGAATCCACACTGGGGAAAAGCCCTTTGTGTGTAATGATTGTGGTAAATGTTTTTCACAAAAAGCTAGTTATATTACCCACCAGAGaatccacacaggggagaaaccatttgtATGTGCTCAGTGCGGTAAGTGCTTTTCTCAAAAAGCTAGCTACCTCGCTcatgaaagaattcacacaggggagaaaccatttgtATGCACTcagtgtgggaagtgttttacacAGAAGGCAAGTTGTGTGGTGCATCAAAGGATCCATACTGGTGAGAAGCCCTTTGAATGTTCTTCCTGTGGAAAGTGTTTCCGACTAAAAAAGAGTTTTGATGAGCACCAGAGAACACACACGGGTGAGAAACCCTTTCCTTGTTCAGactgtggcaaatgttttaccaATGCAGCAAACCGTATCATACATCAAAGaatccacacaggggagaagccctaCGCTTGCTCTgtgtgtggaaaatgttttacgcaAAAAGCTAGCTATGTAtcgcatcagagaactcacactggTGAGAAACCATTTGTTTGTTCTCAGTGTGGGAAATGCTTCACCAGTGCCTCAAACCTAATTGTCCACCGCCGTATTCACACAGACCAGAAGCCCTTTCTCTGTAttgaatgtggcaaatgttttacatCCAAGATTTATCTGGTCAGACATCAGATtatccacacaggacagaagccttTTGAGTGTCCAGATTGTGGGAAGCGGTTTACACAGAAAGCAGGCTACGTGGCACACCAGAGgatccacacaggagagaaacccttTGTGTGCACTcactgtgggaaatgttttactcaaaAGGCCAGTTGCATTGTGCATCAGcggattcacacaggagagaaaccatttgaGTGCTGTCAGTGCAACAAGCGGTTTAGTTCTAAGGTATATCTGGTGCGGCACCAGCTGATTCACACCGACGtcaaaccctttaagtgttcagaATGCGGAAAGTGTTTTACCCAGAAAGCTAGTTATAATgcacatcaaagaattcacatgGATGAGAAACCTTTCAAATGCCTCGACTGCGGAAAGTGCTTTACTCAGAAGGCCAGTTTTGTGGCACATCAGAGAGTTCATACAGGTGAAAAACCAtttgtgtgtactcactgtggcAAATGTTTCACTCAAAAGGCAAGTTGTGTCGTACACCAGAGAATTCACACGGGTGAGAAACCGTTTGGCTGTTCCGAATGTGGAAAAAGTTTTAGCGCTAAAGTGTATTTGGTAAGACATCAGTTAATTCATGCAGAGGTAAAGCCCTTTAAGTGCTTGGAATGTGGCAAATGCTTCACACAGAAAGCAACATATCTTGCACATCAAAAACTTCACATAGATGAGAAGCCTTTTATATGTTCAGAGTGCGGGATGTGCTTCACCCAGAAAGACTGTTACACTGCACATCTGCAAGTCCATGTAGATGGGAAACCTTTTGCATGTACTTGA